The following coding sequences lie in one Gemmatimonadota bacterium genomic window:
- a CDS encoding Gfo/Idh/MocA family oxidoreductase, with protein sequence MSYSILLSGCGSAGMYVAQVAEQSGRARVTALFDPSGEQLAATRSRYPDAVTGDDLGSLIEDTRPDIVAVAGPDHLHADQTVLALELGAHALVEKPLATTVADARRIMDAADRTGLTVMTDHTIRYMYPWREMSRIARSGEIGDIFFVQGDYIHDMWSIYEPGERRHTPWRIDRQHPQNILLGGGCHPIDNILSTVDSPVVEVFACSSKMSVPEFPADDCYIVMLKFENEVLGKVFVSSGCSGHGMGGGMLAVYGTEGTLWNGKLYRRGEEPVTLPNVSDEAAVGGHGWGRSVIDFLDTLDGRIENPIPARMGARVVAVCEAGLESVRTGRPQKPEWP encoded by the coding sequence ATGTCCTATTCCATTCTCCTGAGCGGTTGCGGCAGCGCGGGAATGTACGTGGCCCAGGTGGCCGAGCAAAGCGGGCGCGCGCGGGTGACCGCCCTATTCGACCCATCCGGGGAGCAGCTCGCGGCTACCCGGTCGCGCTACCCCGATGCGGTTACCGGCGACGATCTCGGATCGCTGATCGAGGATACGCGGCCGGACATCGTCGCCGTGGCCGGACCGGACCACCTGCACGCCGACCAGACGGTCCTGGCCCTGGAGCTCGGCGCTCACGCCCTGGTGGAGAAGCCGCTGGCCACGACCGTGGCCGACGCCCGGCGCATCATGGACGCCGCCGACCGGACCGGCCTGACCGTGATGACGGATCACACCATCCGGTACATGTATCCCTGGCGAGAGATGTCCCGCATTGCCCGTTCAGGAGAAATCGGCGACATTTTCTTCGTACAGGGCGACTACATCCACGACATGTGGTCCATCTACGAGCCCGGCGAGCGCAGACACACGCCGTGGCGGATCGACCGGCAGCACCCACAGAACATCCTGCTGGGCGGCGGCTGCCATCCCATCGACAACATCCTTTCCACGGTCGACTCGCCCGTCGTGGAGGTCTTCGCCTGCAGCAGCAAGATGAGCGTGCCCGAGTTTCCCGCGGACGACTGCTATATCGTCATGCTGAAGTTTGAAAACGAGGTGCTCGGTAAGGTCTTTGTGTCCAGCGGCTGCTCCGGACACGGCATGGGCGGAGGCATGCTGGCCGTGTACGGCACCGAAGGAACGCTCTGGAACGGAAAGCTATACCGCAGGGGAGAGGAACCCGTGACACTGCCCAACGTCTCGGACGAGGCCGCCGTGGGCGGTCACGGTTGGGGCCGTTCCGTCATCGATTTCCTGGACACGCTCGACGGGCGCATCGAAAACCCGATTCCCGCCCGCATGGGCGCCCGCGTCGTGGCCGTCTGCGAGGCCGGGCTCGAATCCGTCCGCACCGGCCGGCCGCAAAAGCCGGAGTGGCCTTGA
- a CDS encoding sugar phosphate isomerase/epimerase encodes MNHLSFMLIDPPSRWGGSIDDTFRFIRSIGYDGVELNLTPELAGLLDHVEDAARAHDLPVVSLLTGAAYEEGLCLSAPDPSIRDRTVERLVEYIETADRFGAILVVGLLQGLRSDEPDPEAAHGRIVSCLQRVGREAEGRGVDIVIEPVNHLQVGFNNSVGEVLRLIRDTGSTAFHPMVDTIHMNIEETSLVQPIHDCGARLRHVHLCESHGGLPGTGRIDFAVVLDALEGVGYPHFASVKVYRKAGLREAAEKSMAFLRELKPG; translated from the coding sequence ATGAATCATCTCAGTTTCATGCTGATCGATCCGCCGTCCCGATGGGGTGGGAGCATAGACGACACCTTCCGTTTCATACGTTCCATCGGATATGACGGCGTGGAATTGAACCTTACCCCGGAACTGGCCGGCCTGCTGGACCATGTCGAGGACGCCGCCCGCGCCCATGATCTGCCGGTCGTTTCGCTGCTCACCGGCGCGGCCTACGAGGAGGGCCTCTGTCTCAGCGCCCCGGACCCGTCCATTCGCGACCGAACGGTCGAGCGCCTTGTGGAGTATATCGAAACCGCAGATCGGTTCGGCGCCATCCTGGTGGTGGGCCTGTTGCAGGGCTTGCGCTCCGACGAACCGGATCCGGAGGCCGCCCATGGGCGGATTGTCTCCTGCCTGCAACGGGTGGGGCGGGAAGCCGAGGGCAGGGGGGTCGACATCGTGATCGAACCGGTAAACCACCTCCAGGTGGGGTTCAACAACAGCGTCGGGGAAGTCCTGCGCCTGATCCGGGACACCGGATCCACCGCATTCCATCCCATGGTCGACACCATCCACATGAATATCGAGGAGACCTCTCTCGTACAGCCCATCCACGACTGCGGCGCCCGTCTCAGGCACGTTCATCTCTGCGAGAGCCACGGCGGACTGCCGGGTACCGGCCGCATCGACTTCGCGGTCGTCCTCGATGCCCTGGAAGGCGTCGGGTATCCCCATTTCGCTTCAGTGAAGGTCTACAGGAAGGCCGGACTGCGCGAAGCGGCGGAGAAGAGCATGGCCTTCTTAAGGGAACTGAAGCCGGGCTAG